In Streptomyces durocortorensis, a genomic segment contains:
- a CDS encoding response regulator, whose amino-acid sequence MVQKAKILLVDDRPENLLALEAILSALDQTLVRASSGEEALKALLTDDFAVILLDVQMPGMDGFETAAHIKRRERTRDIPIIFLTAINHGPHHTFRGYAAGAVDYISKPFDPWVLRAKVSVFVELYMKNCKLREQAALLRLQLEGDGHAGGEHEKEPAGLLAELSARLAAVEEQAEALSKQLDDESADAAAVATAAHLERKLTGLRRALDALEPGTGGSTGVLPAQG is encoded by the coding sequence ATGGTGCAGAAGGCCAAGATCCTCCTGGTCGATGACCGGCCGGAGAATCTGCTGGCGCTGGAGGCCATCCTCTCTGCGCTCGATCAGACACTGGTCCGGGCATCGTCAGGGGAGGAGGCGCTGAAGGCGCTGCTCACGGACGACTTCGCGGTCATTCTGCTGGACGTCCAGATGCCGGGCATGGACGGTTTCGAGACCGCCGCGCACATCAAGCGGCGGGAGCGGACCCGGGACATCCCGATCATCTTCCTCACCGCCATCAACCACGGCCCGCACCACACCTTCCGGGGCTACGCGGCCGGTGCGGTGGACTACATCTCCAAGCCGTTCGACCCCTGGGTGCTCCGCGCCAAGGTCTCGGTCTTCGTCGAGCTGTACATGAAGAACTGCAAGCTCCGTGAGCAGGCCGCGCTGCTGCGCCTCCAGTTGGAGGGCGACGGCCACGCGGGCGGCGAGCACGAGAAGGAACCCGCTGGTCTGCTGGCCGAGCTGTCCGCACGGCTCGCGGCGGTCGAGGAGCAGGCCGAAGCGCTCTCCAAGCAGCTCGACGACGAATCCGCGGACGCCGCGGCGGTCGCCACGGCCGCCCATCTCGAACGCAAGCTGACCGGCCTGCGCCGCGCGCTCGACGCGCTGGAGCCGGGCACGGGCGGCAGTACGGGCGTGCTGCCCGCCCAGGGCTGA
- a CDS encoding DNA translocase FtsK — MASRTSGKGSQGTAGTAKRVGRTPGPAKKAAPAKKTAPKKSAAPGKKAPAKKAAAKKPAPKPAPSPTGGLYRLVRAVWLGAAHGVGAVFRSIGRGAKGLDPAHRKDGLALLLLGLALIVAAGTWSHLQGPVGDLVEMLVTGAFGRLDLLAPILLGAMAVRLILYPERPEANGRIVIGLSALVLGVLGQVHIACGSPGRDAGTEAMQDAGGLVGWAVSKPLIFMMGEVLAVPLLVLLTVFGLLVVTATPVNAIPQRLRQLGVRLGIVEAPPEPGDVYGDDDERYDEQWREALPGRSRRGSSRRPDVELVHDHDQAEAEALTKRRRPRRPAVQPAMNRPMDAVDVAAAAAAALDGAVLNGMPPSPIVADLTQGVSVDRERTGTPVPGAREAERDGGGAGKAGAGSGRAAGRSGGEAADRSGGGGGAFGGVPDLTKPAPERPEGLPARAEQLQLSGDITYSLPSLDLLERGGPGKTRSAANDAVVASLTNVFTEFKVDAVVTGFTRGPTVTRYEIELGPAVKVEKITALAKNIAYAVASPDVRIISPIPGKSAVGIEIPNSDREMVNLGDVLRLADAAEDDHPMLVALGKNVEGGYEMANLAKMPHVLVAGATGSGKSSCINCLITSIMVRATPDDVRMVLVDPKRVELTAYEGIPHLITPIITNPKKAAEALQWVVREMDLRYDDLANFGYRHIDDFNHAVRNGKCKAPEGSERELSPYPYLLVIVDELADLMMVAPRDVEDSIVRITQLARAAGIHLVLATQRPSVDVVTGLIKANVPSRLAFATSSLADSRVILDQPGAEKLIGKGDGLFLPMGANKPTRMQGAFVTEHEVAAVVQHCKDQMAPVFRDDVVVGTKQKKEIDEDIGDDLDLLCQAAELVVSTQFGSTSMLQRKLRVGFAKAGRLMDLMESRNIVGPSEGSKARDVLVKPEELDGVLAVIRGESAP, encoded by the coding sequence ATGGCCTCACGTACGTCCGGCAAGGGTTCCCAGGGCACGGCGGGCACCGCGAAGCGGGTCGGCCGTACCCCGGGCCCGGCGAAGAAAGCCGCGCCCGCCAAGAAGACCGCGCCGAAGAAGTCGGCGGCCCCCGGGAAGAAGGCCCCCGCGAAGAAGGCGGCGGCCAAGAAGCCCGCGCCCAAGCCCGCACCCTCACCCACCGGTGGCCTCTACCGCCTGGTGCGGGCCGTCTGGCTCGGGGCGGCGCACGGTGTCGGTGCGGTGTTCCGTTCGATAGGGCGCGGGGCGAAGGGACTTGACCCGGCCCACCGCAAGGACGGGCTCGCGCTGCTGCTCCTCGGCCTGGCGCTGATCGTCGCCGCGGGCACCTGGTCCCACCTCCAGGGGCCGGTCGGCGATCTGGTCGAGATGCTCGTCACCGGGGCCTTCGGCCGGCTCGATCTGCTCGCGCCGATACTGCTGGGTGCGATGGCCGTACGGCTGATCCTCTATCCGGAGCGCCCGGAGGCCAACGGTCGCATCGTCATCGGCCTGTCCGCCCTGGTCCTCGGCGTCCTCGGACAGGTCCACATCGCCTGCGGTTCGCCGGGCCGGGACGCGGGCACCGAGGCGATGCAGGACGCGGGCGGCCTGGTGGGCTGGGCCGTGTCCAAACCGCTGATCTTCATGATGGGTGAGGTGCTCGCCGTACCGTTGCTGGTGCTGCTGACCGTCTTCGGGCTGCTCGTCGTCACCGCCACCCCGGTCAACGCCATCCCGCAGCGGCTGCGTCAGCTCGGTGTCCGCCTCGGCATCGTGGAGGCCCCGCCCGAGCCCGGTGACGTGTACGGCGACGACGACGAGCGCTACGACGAGCAGTGGCGCGAGGCGCTGCCCGGGCGGTCGCGGCGGGGTTCCTCGCGCCGCCCGGACGTGGAGCTGGTCCACGACCACGACCAGGCCGAGGCGGAAGCGCTCACCAAGCGCCGCAGGCCCCGGCGGCCCGCGGTGCAGCCCGCGATGAACCGGCCCATGGACGCGGTGGACGTCGCGGCCGCCGCGGCCGCCGCGCTCGACGGAGCCGTCCTGAACGGCATGCCGCCCTCGCCGATCGTCGCCGACCTCACCCAGGGCGTCTCGGTGGACCGGGAGCGCACCGGTACACCCGTGCCCGGGGCCCGGGAGGCCGAGCGGGACGGCGGCGGCGCGGGGAAGGCGGGCGCGGGCTCCGGCCGCGCGGCCGGACGTTCCGGGGGAGAGGCGGCCGACCGTTCCGGCGGTGGAGGCGGCGCCTTCGGAGGCGTACCGGATCTGACGAAGCCCGCCCCGGAGCGCCCCGAGGGACTGCCCGCCCGCGCCGAGCAGCTCCAGCTGTCCGGTGACATCACCTACTCCCTGCCCTCGCTCGACCTGCTGGAGCGCGGCGGCCCCGGCAAGACCCGCAGCGCGGCCAACGACGCAGTTGTGGCCTCGCTGACCAACGTGTTCACGGAGTTCAAGGTCGACGCCGTGGTCACCGGCTTCACCCGGGGCCCGACGGTCACCCGTTACGAGATCGAGCTCGGCCCCGCCGTGAAGGTCGAGAAGATCACGGCGCTGGCCAAGAACATCGCGTACGCCGTGGCGAGCCCGGACGTGCGGATCATCTCGCCGATCCCGGGGAAGTCCGCCGTCGGCATCGAGATCCCGAACTCGGACCGAGAGATGGTCAACCTCGGTGATGTGCTGCGCCTCGCGGACGCGGCCGAGGACGACCACCCGATGCTCGTGGCGCTCGGCAAGAACGTCGAGGGCGGCTACGAGATGGCCAACCTCGCCAAGATGCCGCACGTCCTGGTCGCCGGTGCCACCGGCTCCGGCAAGTCCTCCTGCATCAACTGCCTGATCACCTCGATCATGGTGCGGGCCACCCCGGACGACGTGCGGATGGTCCTCGTCGACCCCAAACGCGTCGAGCTCACCGCGTACGAGGGCATCCCGCACCTGATCACGCCGATCATCACCAACCCGAAGAAGGCCGCCGAAGCGCTCCAGTGGGTCGTACGGGAGATGGACCTGCGCTACGACGACCTCGCCAACTTCGGCTACCGGCACATCGACGACTTCAACCACGCCGTGCGCAACGGCAAGTGCAAGGCGCCCGAGGGCAGCGAGCGGGAGCTGTCGCCGTACCCGTATCTGCTGGTGATCGTCGACGAGCTGGCCGACCTGATGATGGTCGCCCCGCGCGACGTCGAGGACTCCATCGTCCGCATCACCCAGCTCGCCCGCGCCGCCGGAATCCACCTGGTGCTCGCCACTCAGCGACCCTCGGTCGACGTCGTGACCGGCCTGATCAAGGCCAACGTGCCCTCCCGGCTCGCCTTCGCCACCTCCTCGCTCGCCGACAGCCGGGTCATCCTCGATCAGCCCGGCGCCGAGAAGCTCATCGGCAAGGGCGACGGTCTTTTCCTGCCGATGGGAGCCAACAAGCCCACCCGTATGCAGGGCGCCTTCGTGACCGAGCACGAGGTCGCGGCCGTCGTCCAGCACTGCAAGGACCAGATGGCCCCGGTCTTCCGGGACGACGTCGTGGTCGGCACGAAGCAGAAGAAGGAGATCGACGAGGACATCGGCGACGACCTGGACCTGCTCTGCCAGGCCGCCGAGCTGGTCGTCTCCACCCAGTTCGGGTCGACCTCGATGCTCCAGCGCAAGCTGCGGGTCGGCTTCGCGAAGGCGGGCCGGCTGATGGACCTGATGGAGTCCCGCAACATCGTCGGACCCAGCGAGGGATCAAAGGCCCGCGACGTCCTCGTGAAACCCGAGGAACTCGACGGGGTGTTGGCCGTCATTCGGGGGGAATCCGCTCCCTGA
- a CDS encoding helix-turn-helix domain-containing protein, whose protein sequence is MSIGNSPEDDRPSIGRALQQARITAGLTVEEVSSSTRVRIPIVHAIEQDDFSRCGGDVYTRGHIRTLARAVGLDPEPLVEEYDADHGGRPAPTPAAPLFEAERIRSEPRRPNWTAAMVAAIVAVIGFVGFTLFSGEEKPSNTAQVAEGSKPDKTAAKPTATKPSDPKPVPSESAIAAAPRDKVTVKLSADRDKSWISAKDHNGRLLFDGLLLQGESKTFQDKERIDLVLGNAGAIDLFVNGKQVQDRFGPGTVERLSYTKGDPEAG, encoded by the coding sequence GTGTCCATCGGCAACTCCCCCGAAGACGACCGGCCTTCGATCGGTCGTGCCCTCCAGCAGGCTCGTATCACCGCAGGTCTGACGGTCGAGGAAGTCAGCAGCTCCACCCGGGTGCGCATCCCCATCGTGCACGCGATCGAGCAGGACGACTTCTCCCGCTGCGGCGGCGACGTCTACACCCGCGGCCACATCCGCACGCTCGCGCGCGCCGTCGGCCTCGATCCGGAACCGCTGGTCGAGGAGTACGACGCCGATCACGGCGGCCGTCCCGCACCGACCCCGGCGGCACCGCTGTTCGAAGCGGAACGCATCCGTTCCGAACCCCGGCGGCCCAACTGGACCGCCGCCATGGTCGCGGCCATCGTCGCCGTGATCGGGTTCGTCGGCTTCACGCTCTTCAGCGGCGAGGAGAAGCCCTCGAACACCGCCCAGGTCGCGGAGGGCTCGAAGCCCGACAAGACCGCGGCCAAGCCCACCGCCACCAAGCCCTCCGACCCCAAGCCCGTGCCTTCCGAGAGCGCCATCGCCGCAGCCCCCCGGGACAAGGTGACGGTCAAGCTCAGTGCGGACCGGGACAAGAGCTGGATCTCCGCCAAGGACCACAACGGCCGGCTGCTCTTCGACGGGCTACTGCTCCAGGGCGAGTCCAAGACCTTCCAGGACAAGGAGCGCATCGACCTCGTTCTCGGCAACGCCGGGGCGATCGACCTCTTCGTCAACGGCAAGCAGGTCCAGGACCGCTTCGGTCCGGGCACGGTCGAGCGGCTGTCCTACACCAAGGGCGACCCCGAGGCCGGCTGA
- the rimO gene encoding 30S ribosomal protein S12 methylthiotransferase RimO, with amino-acid sequence MPERRTVALVTLGCARNEVDSEELAGRLAADGWDLVEDASDADVAVVNTCGFVEAAKKDSVDALLEANDLKDHGRTQAVVAVGCMAERYGKDLAEALPEADGVLGFDDYADISDRLQTILNGGIHASHTPRDRRKLLPISPAERQDAAVALPGHAQETPAPAPEDLPEGVAPVSGPRAPLRRRLGTSPVASVKLASGCDRRCSFCAIPSFRGSFISRRPSDVLQETRWLAEQGVKEVMLVSENNTSYGKDLGDIRLLETLLPELADVDGIERIRVSYLQPAEMRPGLIDVLTSTPKVAPYFDLSFQHSAPGVLRAMRRFGDTDRFLELLDTIRSKAPQAGARSNFIVGFPGETEADLAELERFLTGARLDAIGVFGYSDEEGTEAVGYENKLDADVIAERLAHISQLAEELTSQRAEERIGETLQVLVESVESEEDGEVAIGRAAHQAPETDGQVVFTTREGLVPGRMVEAKAVGTEGVDLVAEHHELAEAAR; translated from the coding sequence ATGCCCGAACGCCGTACCGTCGCCCTTGTCACTCTTGGCTGCGCCCGTAACGAGGTGGACTCGGAGGAGCTTGCAGGCCGCTTGGCAGCGGACGGCTGGGACCTCGTCGAGGATGCCTCCGACGCGGATGTCGCAGTCGTCAACACCTGTGGGTTCGTCGAAGCCGCCAAGAAGGACTCCGTCGACGCCCTGCTCGAAGCCAACGATCTCAAGGACCATGGCCGCACCCAGGCCGTCGTCGCCGTCGGCTGCATGGCCGAGCGCTACGGCAAGGACCTCGCCGAGGCCCTGCCGGAGGCGGACGGCGTCCTCGGATTTGACGACTACGCCGACATCTCCGACCGGCTCCAGACCATCCTCAACGGCGGCATCCACGCCTCGCACACCCCGCGCGACCGCCGCAAGCTGCTGCCGATCAGCCCCGCCGAGCGGCAGGACGCCGCTGTGGCGCTGCCCGGCCACGCCCAGGAGACGCCCGCCCCCGCCCCCGAGGACCTTCCCGAAGGCGTCGCCCCGGTCTCCGGACCGCGGGCACCGCTGCGCCGCAGACTCGGCACCAGCCCCGTCGCCTCGGTGAAGCTCGCCTCCGGCTGCGACCGCCGCTGCTCCTTCTGCGCCATCCCCTCCTTCCGCGGATCGTTCATCTCGCGGCGCCCCTCGGACGTGCTCCAGGAGACCCGCTGGCTGGCCGAGCAGGGCGTCAAGGAGGTCATGCTCGTCTCCGAGAACAACACCTCCTACGGCAAGGACCTCGGCGACATCCGGCTGCTGGAGACCCTGCTGCCGGAGCTGGCCGACGTGGACGGCATCGAGCGCATCCGGGTCAGCTACCTCCAGCCCGCCGAGATGCGCCCCGGGCTCATCGACGTCCTCACCTCGACGCCGAAGGTCGCCCCGTACTTCGACCTCTCTTTCCAGCACTCCGCCCCGGGTGTGCTGCGCGCGATGCGCCGCTTCGGCGACACCGACCGCTTCCTGGAGCTCCTGGACACCATCCGGAGCAAGGCACCCCAGGCCGGCGCCCGCTCCAACTTCATCGTCGGCTTCCCCGGCGAGACCGAGGCGGACCTCGCCGAGCTGGAACGCTTCCTCACCGGCGCCCGCCTCGACGCGATCGGCGTCTTCGGCTACTCCGACGAGGAGGGCACCGAGGCGGTCGGCTACGAGAACAAGCTCGACGCCGACGTCATCGCGGAGCGCCTCGCCCACATCTCCCAGCTGGCCGAGGAGCTGACCTCGCAGCGGGCGGAGGAGCGCATCGGGGAGACCCTCCAGGTGCTGGTGGAGTCCGTCGAGTCGGAGGAGGACGGCGAGGTCGCCATCGGGCGCGCGGCCCATCAGGCCCCCGAAACGGATGGCCAGGTGGTCTTCACCACACGCGAGGGGCTCGTGCCGGGCCGTATGGTCGAGGCAAAGGCAGTGGGCACCGAGGGAGTCGACCTGGTGGCCGAACACCACGAGCTTGCGGAGGCAGCCAGATGA
- the pgsA gene encoding CDP-diacylglycerol--glycerol-3-phosphate 3-phosphatidyltransferase, producing the protein MTGVPASAAGGSGARPVRGGKLGTAAVNQASLWNIANILTMVRLLLVPGFVLLLFHNGGYDPVWRSFAWAAFAIAMITDLFDGHLARTYNLVTDFGKIADPIADKAIMGAALVSLSVLGDLPWWITGVIIARELGITLMRFWVIRHAVIPASRGGKLKTLAQGTAAGMYVLVLTGPLATLRFWVMMVAVVLTVVTGLDYVRQAVGLRRKGLAAERAAAAERAQQTTEALEAAGMAGAASGASATDVRGARGARGARGARGAHGAEARDAAEAER; encoded by the coding sequence ATGACCGGAGTCCCGGCATCCGCGGCAGGCGGCTCCGGCGCGAGGCCGGTCCGCGGCGGCAAGCTGGGCACTGCGGCCGTCAACCAGGCCAGCCTGTGGAACATCGCCAACATCCTGACCATGGTGCGGCTGCTGCTCGTGCCCGGATTCGTCCTGCTGCTGTTCCACAACGGCGGATACGACCCGGTCTGGCGCTCCTTCGCCTGGGCGGCCTTCGCCATCGCGATGATCACCGACCTGTTCGACGGGCATCTGGCACGGACGTACAACCTTGTCACGGACTTCGGGAAGATCGCCGACCCGATCGCCGACAAAGCGATCATGGGTGCGGCGCTGGTCTCGCTGTCCGTCCTGGGTGATCTGCCCTGGTGGATCACCGGGGTCATCATCGCCCGTGAGCTGGGCATCACGCTGATGCGGTTCTGGGTCATCCGGCATGCGGTGATCCCGGCCAGCAGAGGCGGCAAGCTGAAGACCCTCGCGCAGGGAACGGCGGCCGGGATGTACGTCCTGGTCCTCACGGGACCGCTGGCGACCTTGCGCTTCTGGGTGATGATGGTCGCCGTCGTGCTGACGGTCGTCACCGGACTCGACTACGTACGCCAGGCCGTCGGCCTGCGCCGCAAGGGCCTCGCCGCCGAGCGTGCCGCCGCAGCCGAGCGGGCGCAGCAGACGACGGAGGCGCTGGAAGCGGCCGGGATGGCCGGTGCGGCCTCCGGGGCAAGTGCGACGGATGTGCGGGGAGCACGGGGAGCACGGGGAGCACGGGGAGCACGGGGAGCACACGGAGCCGAGGCGCGGGACGCCGCGGAGGCCGAACGGTGA
- a CDS encoding CinA family protein has protein sequence MTAAAQVLRLLAEHGRTLAVAESLTGGLVAAELTAVPGASRSFRGSVTAYATGLKREVLGVDGGLLAERGAVDPEVARQMAAGVRRVLGADWGISTTGVAGPEPQDGQPVGTVYVAVAGPSGIEKVSALRLNGERADIRRESVRSVLELLASELGENARAQDTEQNGGN, from the coding sequence GTGACAGCCGCGGCCCAGGTGCTGCGCCTGCTCGCGGAACACGGACGGACCCTCGCCGTCGCCGAATCGCTGACGGGCGGCCTGGTGGCCGCCGAGCTCACGGCCGTACCCGGTGCTTCGCGGTCTTTCCGGGGATCGGTGACGGCGTACGCCACCGGCCTCAAGCGGGAGGTGCTGGGGGTCGACGGGGGCCTTCTGGCGGAGCGCGGAGCCGTTGACCCCGAGGTCGCACGGCAGATGGCGGCCGGGGTCCGCCGTGTTCTCGGCGCGGACTGGGGGATCTCCACCACGGGCGTCGCGGGTCCGGAACCACAGGACGGACAGCCGGTCGGCACGGTCTACGTTGCCGTGGCGGGACCCTCCGGCATCGAGAAAGTGAGCGCTCTGCGGTTGAATGGTGAGAGGGCGGATATCCGTAGAGAGAGTGTGCGAAGCGTCCTCGAACTGCTCGCGAGCGAACTCGGTGAGAATGCGCGGGCACAGGATACGGAACAGAACGGGGGGAATTGA
- a CDS encoding helix-turn-helix domain-containing protein produces the protein MILLRRLLGDVLRRQRQRQGRTLREVSSSARVSLGYLSEVERGQKEASSELLSAICDALDVRMSELMREVSDELSLAELAESAAASDPVPVPVRPMLNSVSVSSVAGVPSGRVTIKAPAEAVDVVAA, from the coding sequence ATGATTCTGCTCCGTCGCCTGCTGGGTGACGTGCTGCGTCGGCAGCGCCAGCGCCAAGGCCGTACTCTGCGCGAAGTCTCCTCGTCCGCCCGGGTCTCGCTCGGTTATCTCTCCGAGGTGGAGCGGGGGCAGAAGGAGGCATCCTCCGAGCTGCTCTCCGCGATTTGCGACGCGCTTGACGTACGGATGTCCGAGCTCATGCGTGAGGTGAGCGATGAGCTCTCGCTCGCTGAGCTGGCCGAGTCGGCAGCTGCCAGTGATCCGGTCCCAGTACCGGTTCGTCCCATGCTCAATTCCGTCTCCGTGTCGTCGGTCGCAGGTGTGCCGTCGGGACGGGTGACCATCAAGGCGCCCGCGGAAGCGGTGGACGTCGTCGCCGCCTGA
- a CDS encoding Dps family protein, whose product MSVVKSTLSEGGLKVVGTALQGALVDLVDLSLVAKQVHWNVVGPRFRSVHLQLDDVVVTARQHSDTVAERASAVGVNPDGRSGTVAKETAIASVPEGWIKDTDAVRILVEALGVVIGRMRERIEATDEPDPVTQDLLIALTADLEKHAWMFQAESA is encoded by the coding sequence ATGTCTGTGGTCAAGAGCACGTTGTCCGAGGGTGGTCTCAAGGTCGTGGGCACGGCGCTGCAAGGCGCCTTGGTAGACCTCGTGGACCTCTCCCTGGTGGCCAAACAGGTCCACTGGAACGTGGTCGGTCCGCGTTTCCGCTCTGTCCACCTTCAGCTGGACGACGTCGTCGTCACGGCCAGGCAGCACTCCGACACGGTCGCCGAGCGTGCCTCGGCGGTCGGGGTCAACCCGGACGGGCGCTCGGGCACGGTCGCCAAGGAGACCGCCATCGCGTCCGTGCCCGAGGGCTGGATCAAGGACACCGACGCCGTACGCATCCTGGTGGAGGCGCTGGGTGTGGTCATCGGCAGGATGCGGGAGCGCATCGAAGCGACCGACGAGCCGGACCCGGTCACCCAGGACCTGCTGATCGCGCTGACGGCAGACCTCGAAAAGCACGCGTGGATGTTCCAGGCGGAAAGCGCCTGA
- a CDS encoding CsbD family protein produces the protein MDKLKGKGKEVVGKLTGDRRKEAEGKTDQVKGRAKEAMDEAGDRAEGVKDSLRRDDEG, from the coding sequence ATGGACAAGCTCAAGGGCAAGGGCAAGGAAGTCGTCGGCAAGCTGACCGGCGACCGCCGCAAGGAGGCCGAGGGCAAGACCGATCAGGTCAAGGGCCGGGCCAAGGAAGCGATGGACGAGGCCGGTGACCGGGCGGAGGGTGTCAAGGACTCCCTGCGCCGGGACGACGAAGGCTAG
- a CDS encoding SDR family NAD(P)-dependent oxidoreductase — protein MSLSAYDLTGRSAFVTGAASGIGRASALLLAEAGAVVHCADRDETGLRRTYDLVTGAGGSARTHPLDITDRDQVRAAVAAAGHLDILVAVAGIMHTSSVLETTDEDLDRVLAVNFKGVLYACQEVAHSMTARSAPGSLITMASGAVDSASPGLLCYSAAKAAVVQLTKTLATELGPHAIRVNAVAPGWIRTPMTDRHDADGQRRAEAAMTRISPLGRVGEPEDVAHTVLHLASDASAFMTGQILRPNGGVAMPW, from the coding sequence CTGTCTCTCTCCGCGTACGACCTCACGGGCCGCTCCGCGTTCGTCACCGGTGCGGCGAGCGGCATCGGCCGGGCGAGCGCCCTGCTGCTCGCGGAGGCCGGAGCCGTGGTGCACTGCGCGGACCGCGACGAGACCGGTCTGCGCCGGACGTACGACCTGGTCACCGGCGCAGGGGGCAGCGCCCGCACCCACCCCCTCGATATCACCGACCGCGATCAGGTCCGCGCGGCCGTCGCAGCGGCAGGGCACCTCGACATCCTGGTCGCGGTGGCCGGGATCATGCACACCAGCAGCGTGCTGGAGACGACGGACGAGGACCTGGACCGGGTGCTGGCGGTCAACTTCAAGGGAGTGCTGTACGCCTGCCAGGAGGTGGCACACTCCATGACGGCCCGCTCCGCCCCCGGTTCGCTGATCACGATGGCGTCCGGCGCCGTGGATTCCGCGAGTCCGGGCCTGCTCTGCTACAGCGCGGCCAAGGCAGCCGTGGTGCAGCTGACCAAGACCCTTGCCACCGAGCTGGGCCCACACGCCATACGGGTGAACGCAGTCGCGCCCGGCTGGATCCGTACACCGATGACCGACCGGCACGATGCCGACGGACAGCGCCGGGCGGAGGCCGCGATGACCCGGATCTCCCCGCTGGGCCGGGTCGGGGAGCCCGAGGACGTCGCTCACACCGTGCTTCACCTGGCTTCGGACGCCTCGGCCTTCATGACCGGTCAGATCCTCCGCCCGAACGGCGGCGTCGCCATGCCCTGGTAA
- a CDS encoding Fpg/Nei family DNA glycosylase, with translation MPEGDTVLQTAARLHAALAGRVLTRSDLRVPRFATADLTGRGVLGVTARGKHLLARIEGGLTLHSHLRMDGAWRVYAPGERWRGGPGHQIRAILANTEHTAVGYRLPILELLRTSEESRAVGHLGPDLLGPDWDPGPALDRLLAAPDRPVGEALLDQRNLAGIGNVYKCELCFLARVTPWLPVNALPDGTLARLITLAERLLHANRARPTRTTTITAELRTAPSPPSTADERRPLPPVRVQERLYVYGRAQRPCLRCGTPIRVADQDDRPTFWCPACQSGPTP, from the coding sequence ATGCCCGAAGGAGACACCGTCCTCCAGACCGCCGCGCGTCTGCACGCAGCGCTGGCGGGACGAGTACTGACCCGGTCCGACCTGCGTGTCCCCCGGTTCGCCACCGCCGACCTCACCGGCCGTGGCGTGCTGGGCGTCACCGCACGCGGCAAGCATCTGCTGGCTCGCATCGAGGGCGGGCTCACCCTGCACAGCCACCTCCGGATGGACGGGGCATGGCGGGTGTACGCACCGGGAGAACGCTGGCGGGGCGGCCCCGGGCACCAGATCCGTGCGATTCTCGCCAACACCGAGCACACAGCCGTCGGCTATCGGCTCCCCATCCTCGAACTGCTGCGTACCAGCGAGGAGAGCAGGGCCGTGGGCCATCTGGGACCGGATCTGCTGGGCCCCGACTGGGACCCCGGGCCCGCCCTGGACCGGCTGCTGGCCGCACCGGATCGCCCCGTCGGGGAGGCGCTGCTGGATCAGCGCAATCTCGCGGGCATCGGCAACGTCTACAAATGCGAGCTGTGCTTCCTGGCCCGCGTCACTCCCTGGCTCCCGGTGAACGCCCTCCCGGACGGCACCCTGGCCCGGCTGATCACGCTGGCCGAGCGGCTCCTGCACGCCAACCGCGCCCGTCCCACCCGCACGACCACGATCACCGCCGAGCTCCGCACTGCACCGAGCCCGCCCTCCACCGCGGACGAGCGGCGTCCGCTGCCGCCCGTCCGCGTACAGGAGCGGCTGTACGTCTACGGCCGGGCCCAGCGCCCCTGCCTGCGCTGCGGCACCCCGATCCGCGTGGCCGACCAGGACGACCGCCCCACCTTCTGGTGCCCGGCCTGCCAATCGGGCCCAACCCCCTGA